A genomic stretch from Angustibacter sp. Root456 includes:
- the rfbA gene encoding glucose-1-phosphate thymidylyltransferase RfbA, whose amino-acid sequence MRGIILAGGSGTRLHPVTLGVSKQLVPVYDKPMIYYPLSMLIMAGIRDVLVITTPHDAAQFERLLGDGSQFGISITFATQPNPNGLAQAFVIGADFVGSDKVALVLGDNIFYGPGLGTQLRRHTDLTGGLVYAYRVSDPTAYGVVEFDADGRAVSLEEKPTAPRSDYAVPGLYFYDNDVLEIAAGLTPSPRGEYEITDVNRTYLERGTLAVEVLPRGTAWLDTGTFDTLMAAGEYVRVIEARQGLKIGCPEEVAWRAGFLTDDELRERGEALAKSGYGEYLLALLAAQH is encoded by the coding sequence ATGCGCGGAATCATCTTGGCAGGTGGCTCCGGGACGAGGCTGCACCCCGTGACCCTCGGCGTCAGCAAGCAGCTCGTCCCCGTCTACGACAAGCCGATGATCTACTACCCGCTCTCCATGCTCATCATGGCAGGCATCCGGGACGTGCTGGTCATCACGACACCGCACGACGCCGCGCAGTTCGAGCGGCTGCTGGGTGACGGCTCGCAGTTCGGCATCTCGATCACCTTCGCCACGCAGCCCAACCCCAACGGCCTCGCGCAGGCCTTCGTCATCGGCGCCGACTTCGTCGGCAGCGACAAGGTCGCGCTCGTGCTCGGTGACAACATCTTCTACGGCCCGGGGCTGGGCACCCAGCTGAGGCGCCACACCGACCTCACCGGCGGCCTGGTCTACGCCTACCGCGTGAGCGACCCGACGGCGTACGGCGTGGTCGAGTTCGACGCCGACGGCCGGGCCGTCTCGCTCGAGGAGAAGCCGACCGCGCCGCGCAGCGACTACGCCGTCCCGGGGCTCTACTTCTACGACAACGACGTGCTCGAGATCGCGGCGGGTCTCACGCCGTCCCCGCGTGGTGAGTACGAGATCACCGACGTCAACCGCACCTACCTCGAGCGCGGCACGCTGGCCGTCGAGGTGCTGCCTCGGGGCACGGCCTGGCTCGACACCGGGACCTTCGACACGCTCATGGCCGCCGGCGAGTACGTGCGCGTCATCGAAGCGCGGCAGGGCTTGAAGATCGGCTGCCCGGAGGAGGTCGCGTGGCGTGCGGGCTTCCTCACCGACGACGAGCTGCGTGAGCGCGGCGAGGCGCTGGCCAAGTCCGGGTACGGCGAGTACCTGCTAGCCCTCCTGGCCGCCCAGCACTGA
- a CDS encoding dTDP-4-dehydrorhamnose 3,5-epimerase family protein, with product MQITPLSIEGAWKVVPRQHTDERGTFLEWFAGASFVEATGQSLDLAQANISTSAAGVVRGVHFAELPPSQAKYVTCPAGAVLDVVVDLRVGSPTFGQHEAVVLDDVDRVALYLSEGLGHAYMALTDGAVFAYLCSAPYAPGREHGVHPMCPELAIDWPTTDRLGRPVTPQLSPKDLAAPTLSQAQADGLLPSYEQALAFREQLKARQGGR from the coding sequence ATGCAGATCACCCCCCTGTCGATCGAGGGCGCGTGGAAGGTCGTCCCCCGCCAGCACACCGACGAGCGCGGGACGTTCTTGGAGTGGTTCGCGGGAGCGAGCTTCGTCGAGGCGACCGGGCAGTCGCTCGACCTCGCCCAGGCCAACATCTCGACGTCCGCCGCCGGCGTGGTGCGGGGCGTGCACTTCGCCGAGCTCCCACCCAGCCAGGCCAAGTACGTGACGTGCCCGGCCGGTGCGGTGCTCGACGTCGTGGTCGACCTGCGGGTGGGGTCGCCGACGTTCGGCCAGCACGAGGCCGTGGTGCTCGACGACGTCGACCGGGTGGCGCTGTACCTGAGCGAGGGCCTCGGCCACGCGTACATGGCGCTCACCGACGGCGCGGTCTTCGCCTACCTCTGCTCGGCGCCGTACGCGCCCGGCCGCGAGCACGGCGTCCACCCGATGTGCCCCGAGCTCGCCATCGACTGGCCGACGACCGACCGGCTCGGGCGCCCGGTGACACCCCAGCTGTCGCCGAAGGACCTCGCCGCGCCGACGCTGTCGCAAGCGCAGGCCGACGGTCTGCTGCCGTCGTACGAGCAGGCCCTGGCCTTTCGCGAGCAGCTCAAGGCCCGCCAGGGTGGGCGGTGA
- a CDS encoding lysylphosphatidylglycerol synthase domain-containing protein, translating into MTRSRVISVARIVLAVLVVAAVVWAVARSWDQVSAELARVSVGALVAASALALLGLVLTLVGWRALLADLGSPLGWGAASGVLFIGQLGKYLPGTVWTVVLQTEVASTVGVPRKRTAVVGLLSMGLSALAGLGVGVLALPALLSSGGGRWYLLALLVVPVGAVVLHPRVLNALVGWALRVVKRAPLEERLSGRAIAVTMTAYVATWLCLGLHVWVLVHDLGADAVDALLPAVFGYALAASLGMVAVLLPAGIGLREVVLVLLLTGPLDRPGATAVVLLSRFIVTASDVVAAAAAWLYDRSNHLMTR; encoded by the coding sequence ATGACCCGATCACGCGTCATCTCGGTGGCGCGCATCGTCCTGGCGGTGCTCGTGGTCGCTGCGGTGGTGTGGGCCGTCGCCCGGTCGTGGGACCAGGTGAGCGCCGAGCTGGCGCGCGTCTCGGTGGGCGCTCTCGTGGCGGCGTCCGCGCTGGCCCTGCTCGGCCTGGTGCTCACGCTCGTCGGCTGGCGGGCGCTGCTCGCCGACCTCGGCTCGCCGCTCGGGTGGGGCGCGGCGTCCGGCGTGCTGTTCATCGGCCAGCTGGGCAAGTACCTGCCGGGCACGGTGTGGACCGTGGTGCTGCAGACCGAGGTCGCCAGCACCGTCGGGGTGCCGCGCAAGCGAACGGCCGTCGTCGGGCTGCTGTCGATGGGGCTGAGCGCGCTCGCCGGCCTGGGGGTGGGCGTGCTCGCGCTGCCGGCGCTGCTGTCGTCCGGCGGCGGGCGGTGGTACCTGCTCGCCCTGCTGGTGGTGCCCGTCGGAGCGGTGGTGCTTCACCCGCGGGTGCTCAACGCGCTGGTCGGCTGGGCGCTGCGGGTGGTCAAGCGCGCACCGCTCGAGGAGCGGCTGTCGGGCCGGGCCATCGCGGTCACCATGACGGCGTACGTCGCCACCTGGCTGTGCCTGGGGCTGCACGTGTGGGTGCTGGTGCACGACCTGGGGGCCGACGCCGTCGACGCGCTGTTGCCGGCGGTGTTCGGCTACGCGCTCGCGGCCTCGCTCGGCATGGTGGCCGTCCTGCTGCCGGCGGGTATCGGGCTGCGGGAGGTGGTGCTGGTGCTGCTGCTCACCGGCCCGCTCGATCGGCCCGGAGCCACCGCGGTCGTCTTGCTCTCGCGGTTCATCGTGACCGCCTCGGACGTCGTCGCCGCGGCGGCCGCGTGGCTGTACGACCGCAGCAACCACCTCATGACCAGGTGA
- the rfbD gene encoding dTDP-4-dehydrorhamnose reductase, translating to MSDTHPEPPATSTLGRWLLVGGRGMLGQDVAAALCAAGVAPTVAGSAELDVRDAAACDEAVAGADVVVNCAAYTAVDDAESEEAAAFAVNAVGAHHLAVASARHGARLVHVSTDYVFAGTASEPYAEDAPVAPRSAYGRTKLAGEWAVQASGADALVVRTAWLYGAGGRCFPRTIAGALSQRDVLDVVADQVGQPTWTVDVARVVLDLVRVHAPAGTYHATSGGQGTWHDLAQAVARAAGADPERVRPTTSEQFVRPAPRPAYSVLGHDALLTAGVEPIGPWQERFEVAAPSVLGGQEG from the coding sequence ATGAGCGACACGCACCCGGAGCCCCCTGCCACCTCCACCCTCGGCCGCTGGCTGCTCGTCGGGGGCCGCGGCATGCTCGGCCAGGACGTCGCGGCCGCCCTGTGCGCCGCGGGGGTGGCGCCCACGGTGGCGGGCAGCGCCGAGCTCGACGTCCGCGACGCGGCGGCCTGCGACGAGGCGGTGGCCGGCGCCGACGTCGTCGTCAACTGCGCGGCGTACACGGCGGTCGACGACGCCGAGTCCGAGGAGGCGGCGGCCTTCGCCGTCAACGCCGTCGGCGCCCACCACCTGGCCGTCGCGAGCGCACGCCACGGCGCCCGGCTGGTGCACGTGTCGACCGACTACGTGTTCGCCGGAACGGCGAGCGAGCCCTACGCCGAGGACGCGCCCGTCGCGCCGCGCTCGGCCTACGGTCGCACCAAGCTGGCGGGGGAGTGGGCCGTGCAGGCGTCCGGCGCGGACGCGCTCGTCGTCCGCACGGCGTGGCTGTACGGCGCGGGAGGGCGGTGCTTCCCGCGCACGATCGCCGGCGCGCTGTCGCAGCGGGACGTCCTCGACGTCGTCGCCGACCAGGTCGGCCAGCCCACGTGGACCGTCGACGTCGCGCGCGTCGTCCTCGACCTCGTGCGCGTGCACGCGCCGGCCGGCACCTACCACGCGACGTCCGGCGGGCAGGGCACGTGGCACGACCTCGCGCAGGCCGTGGCCCGCGCCGCCGGTGCCGACCCCGAGCGGGTGCGCCCGACGACGTCCGAGCAGTTCGTCCGCCCGGCGCCGCGACCGGCGTACTCGGTGCTCGGTCACGACGCACTGCTCACGGCCGGCGTGGAGCCGATCGGCCCGTGGCAGGAGCGGTTCGAGGTGGCCGCGCCTTCAGTGCTGGGCGGCCAGGAGGGCTAG
- the cofE gene encoding coenzyme F420-0:L-glutamate ligase, translating into MPDAEPQGVGVVPLQGFPEVQPGDSLADLIRTALVDSHYVLEPGDVLVVSSKVVSKALALVETTARDDVVARESVRVVATRRTPRGTASIVESAAGPVMAAAGVDASNTAPGTVLTLPHDADEVARQLRRDLRALGLALHAVVISDTAGRAWRTGQTDFALGAAGLVVVDDLRGTTDTFGQQLEVTERAVADEIAAAADLVKGKASDTPVALVRGLSAFVTEDDGPGARSLVRTASDWFRHGHVEAVRLALGVAADAVEAPSVTPEALAHKANRALQVALVGHDSVQADVTGRTDWVSISLRGSDFELGAVSERLLAALWAEDLAGQVEGDLTAPEGALVVRVEARA; encoded by the coding sequence GTGCCTGACGCCGAGCCCCAGGGCGTGGGAGTCGTGCCGCTCCAAGGCTTCCCGGAGGTCCAGCCCGGGGACTCGCTGGCCGACCTCATTCGCACGGCCCTGGTCGACAGCCACTATGTGCTCGAGCCGGGCGACGTGCTGGTCGTGTCGTCCAAGGTGGTCTCAAAGGCCCTCGCCCTGGTCGAGACGACGGCCCGTGACGACGTCGTCGCGCGCGAGTCCGTGCGCGTCGTGGCCACCCGGCGCACTCCTCGCGGCACGGCGAGCATCGTGGAGTCGGCCGCCGGACCCGTGATGGCGGCGGCCGGCGTCGACGCGTCCAACACCGCGCCCGGCACGGTGCTCACGCTCCCCCACGACGCCGACGAGGTCGCCCGGCAGCTGCGCCGCGACCTGCGCGCCCTCGGGCTGGCGCTGCACGCCGTCGTCATCAGCGACACCGCCGGCCGCGCCTGGCGCACCGGCCAGACGGACTTCGCGCTGGGTGCCGCCGGCCTGGTGGTGGTCGACGACCTGCGCGGCACCACCGACACGTTCGGGCAGCAGCTCGAGGTCACCGAGCGCGCGGTCGCCGACGAGATCGCGGCGGCGGCAGACCTGGTGAAGGGCAAGGCCTCCGACACGCCGGTCGCCCTCGTGCGCGGTCTGAGCGCCTTCGTCACCGAGGACGACGGCCCCGGCGCTCGCTCACTGGTACGGACGGCGAGTGACTGGTTCCGCCACGGCCACGTCGAGGCGGTGCGCCTCGCGCTCGGCGTCGCCGCCGACGCGGTGGAGGCCCCCTCAGTCACGCCAGAAGCGTTGGCCCACAAGGCGAACCGCGCACTGCAGGTCGCCCTGGTGGGTCACGACAGCGTCCAAGCGGACGTGACCGGACGCACCGATTGGGTGTCCATCTCGTTGCGCGGCAGCGACTTCGAGCTCGGGGCCGTCAGCGAACGGCTCCTCGCCGCCCTGTGGGCCGAGGACCTCGCTGGCCAGGTCGAGGGCGACCTCACCGCACCGGAAGGTGCGCTCGTGGTGCGGGTCGAGGCGCGCGCCTAG
- the cofD gene encoding 2-phospho-L-lactate transferase, protein MRITALAGGVGGARFLRGLLAHLETSDDPERRTAEVTVIGNTGDDITLFGLRVCPDLDTVMYTLGGGINDAQGWGRDDETHVVQGELAAYGAQPQWFGLGDRDFATHIARTQLLGLGLPLSEVTGVLCERWGLPDRRVRLLPMSDDSVETHVVVEDDEGRRAIHFQEWWVRHQASLPAQQILSVGMERATAAPGVLDAIRDADVVLLPPSNPVVSIGIVLGVPGVRDAVRGTRAPVVGVSPLVGGRPVRGHADACLAAIGVETTSRAVAGLYEDFLDGWLVDAADEQERWPARLTVRSRPLLMTDVEATAAIAGAALDLAVELKDQRA, encoded by the coding sequence ATGCGGATCACAGCCCTGGCCGGTGGCGTCGGCGGCGCCCGGTTCCTGCGCGGACTGCTCGCGCACCTCGAGACCAGCGACGACCCCGAGCGACGCACCGCCGAGGTGACGGTGATCGGCAACACCGGGGACGACATCACGCTGTTCGGCCTGCGGGTGTGCCCTGATCTCGACACCGTGATGTACACGCTCGGCGGTGGCATCAACGACGCCCAGGGCTGGGGGCGAGACGACGAGACGCACGTGGTGCAGGGCGAGCTCGCGGCGTACGGCGCGCAGCCGCAGTGGTTCGGCCTCGGCGACCGCGACTTCGCCACCCACATCGCCCGCACCCAGCTGCTGGGCCTCGGCCTGCCGCTGTCGGAGGTGACCGGCGTCCTGTGCGAGCGGTGGGGGCTGCCCGACCGGCGCGTGCGCCTGCTGCCGATGAGTGACGACTCGGTCGAGACGCACGTGGTGGTCGAGGACGACGAAGGCCGGCGCGCGATCCACTTCCAGGAGTGGTGGGTGCGCCACCAGGCGTCGCTACCCGCGCAACAGATCCTGTCGGTCGGGATGGAGCGGGCCACGGCCGCACCCGGCGTGCTGGACGCGATCCGCGACGCCGACGTCGTGCTGCTGCCACCGAGCAACCCGGTGGTGTCGATCGGCATCGTGCTCGGTGTGCCGGGCGTGCGGGACGCCGTCCGCGGCACACGGGCACCGGTGGTGGGGGTGTCACCACTGGTCGGTGGACGCCCGGTGCGCGGCCACGCCGACGCCTGCCTGGCCGCCATCGGCGTCGAGACGACGTCGCGCGCCGTGGCCGGGCTCTACGAGGACTTCCTCGACGGCTGGCTCGTCGACGCGGCTGACGAGCAGGAGCGCTGGCCGGCACGGCTCACCGTCCGCTCGCGCCCGCTGCTCATGACGGACGTCGAGGCCACCGCCGCGATCGCCGGCGCCGCCCTCGACCTGGCCGTGGAGCTGAAGGACCAGCGTGCCTGA
- a CDS encoding DNA-3-methyladenine glycosylase, with translation MAGVSAAPDVVSRWRPGRPVDLVGTLGTLVRGTGDPTHRVAADGSFWRACVTPLGPATVHLQLAGDEVVVSGWGEGAHWVVDSAPALLGADDDDSGFAPEHPLLLECRRRRPGWRVPRTGLVIDALVPAVIEQKVTGHEAFGGFRRLVQRFGAVAPGPAGESGLRCPPSAAQWARIPSWEWLQAGVDGARSGTAVRCAQRAGRLEQTLDVDPAEAERRMTSIAGVGVWTAAEVRQRAHGDADAVSFGDFHVPREIGLALTGEAVDDDGLAELLEPYRPHRYRVQRLLQLAGPRRPRRAPRPAPRAHLPVR, from the coding sequence ATGGCGGGCGTGAGCGCTGCGCCGGACGTCGTGAGCCGCTGGCGTCCCGGCCGGCCGGTCGACCTCGTCGGCACGCTCGGCACGCTCGTGCGCGGGACTGGTGACCCGACTCATCGGGTGGCCGCTGACGGCAGCTTCTGGCGGGCGTGCGTGACGCCTCTCGGCCCAGCCACCGTGCACCTGCAGCTGGCGGGCGACGAGGTGGTCGTGAGCGGCTGGGGTGAGGGCGCGCACTGGGTGGTCGACTCGGCGCCCGCGCTGCTCGGGGCGGATGACGACGACAGCGGGTTCGCGCCCGAGCACCCCCTGCTGCTCGAGTGCCGGCGGCGCCGGCCAGGGTGGCGGGTGCCGCGCACCGGGCTCGTGATCGACGCGCTCGTGCCCGCGGTGATCGAGCAGAAGGTGACCGGCCACGAGGCGTTCGGTGGCTTCCGACGGCTCGTGCAGCGGTTCGGCGCCGTGGCGCCCGGGCCGGCAGGGGAGTCTGGGCTGCGCTGCCCGCCCAGCGCCGCGCAGTGGGCGCGCATCCCGTCGTGGGAGTGGCTGCAGGCGGGCGTCGACGGCGCGCGGTCGGGCACCGCCGTCCGGTGCGCGCAACGCGCCGGCCGCCTCGAGCAGACGCTGGACGTCGACCCGGCCGAAGCCGAGCGGCGGATGACCTCGATCGCCGGGGTCGGCGTGTGGACGGCTGCCGAGGTGCGTCAGCGCGCCCACGGCGACGCCGACGCCGTGAGCTTCGGCGACTTCCACGTGCCGCGCGAGATCGGGCTCGCCCTCACCGGAGAGGCCGTGGACGACGACGGGCTGGCTGAGCTGCTCGAGCCCTACCGGCCGCACCGGTACCGCGTGCAGCGGCTGCTGCAGCTGGCCGGCCCGCGCCGTCCTAGGCGCGCGCCTCGACCCGCACCACGAGCGCACCTTCCGGTGCGGTGA
- the rfbB gene encoding dTDP-glucose 4,6-dehydratase → MKVLVTGGAGFIGSHYVRCAVQGDYPGLAEADVVVLDKLTYAGNRANLAPVEDSPRLRFVQGDICDAGLVDDLMAEVDQVVHFAAESHVDRSIAGATDFVMTNVVGTQTLLDGALRHGVEKFVHVSTDEVYGSIESGSWTEHEPLLPNSPYSASKASSDLLARAYHRTHGLPVNITRCSNNYGPYQYPEKVIPLFVTNLMDGEQVPLYGDGLNVRDWLHVDDHCRGIELVRAGGRPGEIYNIGGGTELTNRELTELLVKASGKDWSSVRPVDDRKGHDRRYSVDITKIADELGYAPQVPFEQGLADTIEWYRTHRDWWQPLKRG, encoded by the coding sequence GTGAAGGTCCTCGTCACCGGAGGGGCCGGCTTCATCGGCTCGCACTACGTCCGCTGCGCGGTGCAGGGGGACTACCCCGGCCTCGCCGAGGCGGACGTGGTGGTGCTCGACAAGCTCACCTACGCCGGCAACCGGGCCAACCTCGCGCCGGTCGAGGACTCCCCGCGGCTGCGGTTCGTGCAGGGCGACATCTGCGACGCCGGACTCGTCGACGACCTCATGGCCGAGGTCGACCAGGTCGTGCACTTCGCGGCCGAGTCGCACGTCGACCGCTCCATCGCCGGTGCCACCGACTTCGTGATGACCAACGTGGTGGGCACCCAGACGCTGCTCGACGGCGCGCTGCGCCACGGCGTCGAGAAGTTCGTGCACGTCTCGACCGACGAGGTGTACGGCTCGATCGAGTCCGGTTCGTGGACCGAGCACGAGCCGCTGCTGCCCAACTCGCCCTACTCGGCGAGCAAGGCCTCCAGCGACCTGCTGGCCCGCGCCTACCACCGCACCCACGGGCTGCCGGTCAACATCACGCGCTGCTCCAACAACTACGGGCCCTACCAGTACCCCGAGAAGGTTATCCCGCTGTTCGTCACCAACCTCATGGACGGCGAGCAGGTGCCGCTTTACGGCGACGGCCTGAACGTGCGCGACTGGCTGCACGTCGACGACCACTGCCGGGGCATCGAGCTGGTGCGCGCCGGCGGCCGCCCCGGCGAGATCTACAACATCGGTGGTGGCACCGAGCTCACCAACCGCGAGCTGACCGAGCTGCTCGTGAAGGCGTCCGGCAAGGACTGGAGCAGCGTGCGGCCGGTGGACGACCGCAAGGGCCACGACCGCCGCTACAGCGTCGACATCACCAAGATCGCCGACGAGCTCGGGTACGCCCCGCAGGTGCCCTTCGAGCAGGGGCTGGCCGACACCATCGAGTGGTACCGCACCCACCGCGACTGGTGGCAGCCCCTCAAGCGCGGCTGA
- a CDS encoding glycosyltransferase family 4 protein, whose product MRVAVVGPTHPLKGGVAAHTTELAHHLAAAGHDVELVSWSHLYPSLLYPGEQAVPQGIPDVAPFARTSRDLSWARPASWWRAGRRLRGVDLVVIVHVVPAVVPAHLALLRALGRSTPVVVIAHNVLPHEAHAGAAGLVRALLARADRVVVHSSEQARLACELGARDVVQAPLPPHLPGGAPVDRTAPDGPLRLLALGVVRDYKGVDLLLEALREVPGPQVTVAGEMWGEAGERVRRLAADPALAGRVDVRAGYVPAPALAPLLAAHDVLALPYRAATASQNALLAFAHGLPVLATRTGTFTHDVRDGVDGLLVEPGSVPALADALRTLAEPERLHALRRGVRPPDLETPWRQYLDAVLDGGS is encoded by the coding sequence GTGCGGGTGGCGGTCGTCGGCCCCACCCACCCGCTCAAGGGCGGCGTCGCGGCCCACACCACCGAGCTGGCCCACCACCTCGCCGCGGCCGGTCACGACGTCGAGCTCGTCTCGTGGTCACACCTGTACCCGTCGCTGCTGTATCCGGGCGAACAGGCTGTGCCGCAAGGCATCCCGGACGTCGCGCCGTTCGCTCGCACGAGCCGCGACCTGTCGTGGGCCCGGCCCGCGTCGTGGTGGCGCGCCGGTCGCCGGCTGCGCGGCGTCGACCTCGTCGTGATCGTGCACGTCGTACCCGCAGTGGTGCCCGCGCACCTGGCGCTGCTGCGCGCGCTCGGGCGCTCGACGCCGGTGGTCGTCATCGCCCACAACGTGCTGCCGCACGAGGCCCACGCCGGGGCGGCCGGGCTCGTGCGGGCACTGCTCGCGCGGGCCGACCGCGTCGTCGTCCACTCGAGCGAGCAGGCCCGGTTGGCCTGCGAGCTGGGGGCGCGGGACGTCGTGCAGGCCCCGCTGCCGCCGCACCTGCCCGGTGGTGCGCCCGTCGACCGGACGGCGCCCGACGGCCCGCTGCGACTGCTCGCCCTCGGGGTCGTGCGCGACTACAAGGGCGTCGACCTGCTGCTCGAGGCGCTGCGTGAGGTACCGGGGCCGCAGGTGACGGTGGCGGGGGAGATGTGGGGTGAGGCGGGCGAGCGGGTCCGGCGGCTGGCGGCCGACCCGGCGCTCGCGGGGCGGGTCGACGTGCGCGCCGGCTACGTGCCCGCCCCCGCGCTCGCGCCGCTGCTGGCGGCGCACGACGTGCTGGCGCTGCCGTACCGCGCCGCAACGGCGTCGCAGAACGCCCTGCTCGCCTTCGCTCACGGCCTGCCCGTGCTGGCGACGCGCACCGGCACGTTCACCCACGACGTCCGCGACGGCGTCGACGGCCTGCTCGTCGAGCCGGGCAGCGTGCCGGCGCTGGCCGACGCGCTGCGCACGCTCGCCGAGCCGGAGCGACTGCACGCACTGCGTCGCGGAGTGCGCCCACCCGACCTCGAGACGCCGTGGCGGCAGTACCTCGACGCGGTGCTGGACGGCGGCTCATGA
- a CDS encoding glycosyltransferase family 2 protein: protein MSAHPAPELSATQPPPYVTVVLPAYNEQDHVLAEVERICAALDASPYGYEVLAIDDASTDGTLAVLHEAAARFPHVQVVPFRRNGGSGTARRIGTQMARGQIVVWTDADLTYPNERIPELVTLLHDDPSYDQVVGARTTEEGTHKILRVPAKWLIRKVAERLTNQRIPDLNSGLRAFRREVALPYLRLLPPGFSCVTTITLAFLSNQHDVKYVDIAYAKRAGQSKFHFVRDAYRYILQVLRMVMYFDPLKVLMPPALWLVAIGVVKGVVDMVRHPFYFPASTVLLFVTGLMIGSLALLSDLVVRSRDGV, encoded by the coding sequence ATGAGCGCGCACCCCGCCCCCGAGCTTTCGGCCACCCAGCCCCCGCCGTACGTCACGGTGGTGCTCCCTGCCTACAACGAGCAGGACCACGTGCTCGCGGAGGTCGAACGCATCTGCGCCGCTCTCGACGCGAGCCCCTACGGCTACGAGGTGCTGGCGATCGACGACGCCAGCACCGACGGCACGCTCGCCGTGCTGCACGAGGCCGCAGCGAGGTTCCCGCACGTGCAGGTCGTGCCGTTCCGGCGCAACGGCGGGTCGGGCACGGCTCGCCGCATCGGCACGCAGATGGCGCGCGGGCAGATCGTGGTGTGGACCGACGCCGACCTGACCTACCCGAACGAGCGCATCCCCGAGCTGGTCACCTTGCTGCACGACGACCCGTCGTACGACCAGGTCGTCGGTGCGCGCACCACCGAGGAGGGCACGCACAAGATCCTGCGCGTGCCCGCGAAGTGGCTGATCCGCAAGGTGGCCGAGCGGCTCACCAACCAGCGCATCCCCGACCTCAACTCCGGGCTGCGGGCGTTCCGGCGCGAGGTGGCGCTCCCGTACCTGCGCTTGCTCCCGCCGGGGTTCAGCTGCGTCACGACGATCACGCTGGCCTTCCTGAGCAACCAGCACGACGTGAAGTACGTCGACATCGCCTACGCCAAGCGCGCCGGGCAGAGCAAGTTCCACTTCGTGCGCGACGCCTACCGCTACATCCTGCAGGTGCTGCGCATGGTGATGTACTTCGACCCGCTCAAGGTGCTCATGCCGCCCGCGCTGTGGCTCGTCGCCATCGGGGTGGTCAAGGGCGTCGTCGACATGGTGCGTCACCCGTTCTACTTCCCGGCCAGCACCGTGCTCCTCTTCGTCACGGGGCTGATGATCGGCTCGCTCGCGCTGCTGTCGGACCTCGTCGTCCGCTCCCGAGACGGCGTCTGA
- a CDS encoding DUF3105 domain-containing protein codes for MAAKKADVDRKAKIAEMQRQAKAAERRRTLAVVGAAVAVVVVIAGAVTFAIVRDTSRVPSGSLASLGVPADQAACDPVTNDDASGGGAHVGPGTDKPDETTVKYSTVPPSSGPHFAAPEYPARQFYTAADRPKMENLVHNLEHGYTVLWYDGTATAEQISQLKAISREANDSAEARNKFIVSAWDTAYGDFPAGKHFALSHWSAQPSDLKKQTGHRQLCGKVSGEVVASFIKAHPENEAPEPGAQ; via the coding sequence GTGGCAGCGAAGAAGGCCGACGTCGACCGCAAGGCCAAGATCGCCGAGATGCAGCGACAGGCCAAGGCCGCCGAGCGACGTCGCACGCTCGCGGTGGTGGGGGCCGCCGTCGCGGTGGTCGTCGTGATCGCCGGGGCGGTCACCTTCGCCATCGTGCGCGACACCTCCCGGGTGCCGTCGGGCAGCCTGGCGAGCCTCGGCGTCCCGGCCGACCAGGCCGCCTGCGACCCCGTGACCAACGACGACGCGTCGGGCGGCGGGGCGCACGTCGGCCCCGGCACTGACAAGCCCGACGAGACCACGGTCAAGTACTCGACGGTGCCGCCGTCGTCCGGTCCGCACTTCGCCGCGCCCGAGTACCCCGCGCGCCAGTTCTACACCGCGGCCGACCGGCCGAAGATGGAGAACCTCGTGCACAACCTCGAGCACGGGTACACCGTCCTCTGGTACGACGGCACGGCCACGGCCGAGCAGATCTCGCAGCTCAAGGCGATCAGCCGTGAGGCCAACGACAGCGCCGAGGCACGCAACAAGTTCATCGTCAGCGCCTGGGACACCGCCTACGGCGACTTCCCCGCCGGCAAGCACTTCGCGCTGTCCCACTGGTCGGCCCAGCCCAGCGACCTGAAGAAGCAGACCGGCCACCGCCAGCTGTGCGGCAAGGTCTCGGGCGAGGTCGTCGCGTCCTTCATCAAGGCGCACCCGGAGAACGAGGCCCCCGAGCCCGGCGCCCAGTAG